In Alkalihalobacterium alkalinitrilicum, a genomic segment contains:
- a CDS encoding DUF1190 domain-containing protein, with protein MRKPKTDKLLKGIVGTSVALFGLTACSTNSQEQLFSVPEETNTQAASPTTTPPSPDEADCDTWTWDAEAEVYQCVQEESENYGHYYSGGSWFPTIAAFMAGQALGRGGATNANLNNDRRQDPNTGATNTQQSVNQNNQNNQTTTGQQTNRSNTNSGQVTNSRSGMGSGGTFGG; from the coding sequence ATGAGAAAACCAAAGACGGATAAACTTCTTAAAGGCATCGTTGGAACGAGTGTTGCATTATTTGGATTAACGGCATGCTCAACCAATTCTCAAGAACAATTATTTTCAGTCCCTGAAGAAACGAATACTCAAGCCGCAAGTCCTACGACTACCCCACCATCACCTGATGAAGCGGATTGTGATACGTGGACGTGGGATGCTGAAGCAGAAGTGTATCAATGTGTTCAAGAGGAATCTGAAAATTATGGACATTACTATTCAGGTGGAAGCTGGTTTCCAACGATTGCGGCGTTTATGGCCGGGCAAGCGCTTGGTAGAGGTGGGGCAACAAATGCAAATTTAAACAATGACAGACGACAAGATCCTAATACTGGAGCGACAAATACTCAACAAAGCGTAAATCAAAACAATCAGAATAACCAAACAACAACGGGCCAACAGACCAATCGTTCAAATACAAATTCAGGTCAAGTGACTAATTCAAGGTCTGGTATGGGCAGTGGTGGTACCTTTGGTGGATAA
- a CDS encoding cyclic nucleotide-binding domain-containing protein: MTSTTIDLFTEMKSNPYITGLTDDEVNIITKFSHAYMIEKDEYIIREGDIEPSVILIKTGSVGLYKEKVEGEQLLRVLKGGDIIGDLAQIEGEKCATTSIKTR, translated from the coding sequence ATGACGAGTACAACGATTGATTTATTTACTGAGATGAAGAGCAATCCGTATATAACAGGTTTAACAGATGATGAAGTCAATATTATTACTAAATTTTCTCATGCATATATGATAGAAAAAGATGAATATATAATTCGAGAAGGAGATATAGAACCATCTGTAATCTTGATTAAGACGGGTAGTGTTGGATTATATAAGGAAAAGGTGGAAGGAGAACAATTATTAAGAGTACTAAAGGGTGGAGATATCATCGGTGATTTAGCCCAGATAGAAGGTGAAAAATGTGCTACAACTTCTATAAAAACAAGATAA
- a CDS encoding Spo0E family sporulation regulatory protein-aspartic acid phosphatase: protein MPASLMKTIELKRTELVRFGVEYGFSSEKTIKSSQELDQLLNTYEKTKKHH from the coding sequence ATGCCTGCAAGTTTAATGAAGACGATCGAACTGAAGCGAACTGAATTGGTGAGATTCGGAGTTGAATATGGCTTTTCCTCGGAAAAGACTATCAAAAGTAGTCAAGAGCTTGACCAACTGTTAAACACATACGAAAAAACAAAGAAACACCACTAG
- a CDS encoding glutathionylspermidine synthase family protein, which translates to MDKHTNKRNVFYAKIPGFWDRLYGNEYALYDCYELSSEDVDTVRHATSKAYLIYKKINHLIRNASDDSLLNLGFPEKAIPFLRMIQLPYETVIGRFDFVNSNEGLKLIEFNSDTPTFIRELFEINGLVCQHFQVYNPNEHEAEYLGKAIRNSVFHCAKSIDVHHHPYVVFTAHEDDIEDRETMKYLKEVAKIKEASFVPLKEIQIVAEGEHQGVYDSYGKKIDIVYRHTYPLEALLEDKTRDDFPIGIEFMNLVLKKKVGMLNPISAFLMQSKAVMAVIWGMFEQRHPFFSENEHEVIGEYFLPTYLDEDPFQDTGDIYVSKPAFGREGNTVEVKQNGETVYSPNEKAYDHYVKVFQKYVDLPETTIQTENGSSKAHLLIGSFIINEKPSAFGLRAGDKITNNLSYFLPCGVKGEREWT; encoded by the coding sequence GTGGATAAACACACAAATAAGCGAAATGTATTTTATGCGAAAATACCTGGTTTTTGGGACAGATTATATGGGAACGAATATGCTTTATATGATTGTTATGAGCTATCTTCAGAAGACGTGGATACAGTTAGACATGCGACGAGTAAAGCTTATCTAATATATAAAAAAATCAATCATCTGATAAGGAATGCTTCAGATGACAGTTTACTGAACTTAGGGTTTCCGGAAAAGGCAATTCCTTTTTTACGGATGATACAGCTTCCTTATGAAACGGTAATAGGTCGTTTTGATTTTGTTAATTCAAACGAGGGACTTAAACTTATTGAATTTAATTCGGATACTCCGACTTTCATTCGTGAACTTTTTGAGATTAATGGTCTTGTCTGTCAGCACTTTCAGGTTTATAACCCTAATGAGCATGAAGCTGAATACTTAGGTAAAGCGATCCGCAATAGTGTGTTTCATTGTGCTAAATCAATAGATGTTCATCACCACCCGTACGTTGTTTTTACGGCTCATGAAGATGATATTGAAGACCGAGAAACGATGAAGTATTTAAAAGAGGTTGCAAAAATTAAAGAAGCGTCATTTGTACCTTTGAAAGAAATACAAATCGTTGCAGAAGGTGAGCATCAAGGTGTCTATGATTCTTACGGCAAGAAAATTGATATCGTTTACCGTCACACCTATCCATTAGAAGCATTACTAGAAGATAAAACGAGAGATGATTTTCCCATTGGAATTGAATTTATGAACTTAGTACTAAAGAAAAAAGTCGGAATGTTAAATCCTATATCTGCGTTTTTAATGCAAAGTAAAGCAGTCATGGCAGTTATTTGGGGAATGTTTGAACAGCGACATCCGTTTTTTAGCGAAAATGAACACGAGGTCATTGGAGAGTATTTCTTACCAACTTATTTAGATGAAGACCCATTTCAAGATACAGGAGATATTTACGTTTCTAAACCTGCATTTGGACGAGAAGGGAACACTGTAGAAGTCAAACAGAATGGGGAAACGGTGTATTCACCAAACGAAAAAGCGTATGACCACTATGTAAAAGTATTTCAAAAATATGTCGACCTTCCAGAAACAACAATCCAAACGGAAAATGGAAGCTCAAAAGCTCATCTATTAATCGGAAGTTTTATTATTAATGAAAAACCGAGTGCGTTTGGACTAAGGGCCGGCGATAAAATAACGAATAACTTATCATATTTCTTACCATGTGGTGTGAAAGGAGAACGTGAATGGACTTAA
- a CDS encoding type II CAAX prenyl endopeptidase Rce1 family protein, translated as MFTLTIVVYILFSVVQEFIARAGLQSAFYRFLPKAKGNHLKSIILSNLLFAMAHSHIGTLFALAAFAPGLFWAGCLLDKNHSLAFVFLIC; from the coding sequence ATTTTTACATTAACGATTGTTGTCTATATTTTATTTTCGGTTGTACAGGAGTTTATCGCTAGAGCAGGTTTACAATCAGCTTTTTATCGTTTTTTACCTAAAGCAAAAGGAAATCATCTAAAATCAATTATTCTATCGAATTTATTATTTGCGATGGCACACTCACATATTGGGACACTTTTTGCCCTTGCTGCATTTGCCCCTGGACTATTTTGGGCTGGATGTTTGCTAGACAAAAATCATTCATTGGCGTTTGTGTTTCTCATATGCTAA
- a CDS encoding glutathionylspermidine synthase family protein: MVPYKSLTEPFQQELYLKSWEAVEKKVAEQGFTWATLYENYEDNQYMSDSLLLIPDMMMREIENATRAAHDIFTKTYEQIVKNPHTIHDLGLPIMLWDLFQKLGKTKYSYFTRFDFIASSNGLKVIEANTDTPVGIVESAIAQEVLCHEHKSKNPNAHINKRIKATWDQIIRDYNIRSTDTLYFTCANWHDEDKKTVEYMMNLYPQQAKYISLEQIIVERDGVKTPDGDTIEFLYRLYPLEYFLEERSETGEPIGEQFLVHIINNKVKVINPPSALLMQSKAILALITAKKEEWYTRVEQAAIEKYFLPTYFSLDQMASDSYVKKPVLGREGGGIKVVANGLVLDEDVDYYQSQQAIYQQYFPMPDQTIDTWDGPYTGKLLIGSHVMNGEPSGLFLRVGELITGNLSMFVPYTTT; encoded by the coding sequence ATGGTTCCGTATAAATCATTAACTGAGCCATTTCAGCAAGAATTGTATTTAAAGTCATGGGAAGCTGTTGAAAAGAAAGTAGCTGAACAAGGGTTTACGTGGGCGACGCTTTATGAAAATTATGAAGACAATCAATATATGAGCGACTCTCTTCTACTCATTCCAGACATGATGATGCGCGAAATTGAAAATGCAACCCGTGCCGCTCATGATATTTTTACAAAAACGTACGAGCAAATTGTAAAAAATCCTCATACAATTCATGATTTAGGTTTACCGATTATGTTATGGGATTTGTTTCAAAAACTAGGGAAAACAAAGTATTCTTATTTTACTAGATTTGATTTTATAGCGTCTTCTAATGGGTTAAAAGTCATTGAAGCTAATACTGATACACCTGTTGGTATTGTGGAGTCAGCGATAGCTCAAGAAGTCCTTTGTCATGAACATAAAAGTAAAAATCCAAATGCGCATATTAACAAGAGGATAAAAGCGACTTGGGATCAGATTATTCGCGATTATAATATTCGTAGTACAGACACCCTTTACTTTACTTGTGCAAATTGGCATGATGAAGATAAGAAAACGGTAGAATACATGATGAATTTGTATCCCCAACAAGCTAAATACATCTCACTTGAACAAATCATTGTGGAAAGAGACGGTGTGAAAACACCTGATGGTGATACGATAGAATTTTTATATCGCCTTTATCCATTAGAATATTTTTTAGAAGAGCGTAGTGAAACAGGTGAACCGATAGGTGAGCAGTTTCTAGTTCATATTATCAATAATAAAGTGAAGGTTATTAATCCTCCCTCGGCATTACTTATGCAATCAAAAGCAATTTTAGCACTGATTACAGCAAAAAAAGAAGAATGGTATACAAGAGTAGAACAAGCTGCAATAGAAAAATACTTTTTACCAACGTATTTTTCTTTAGATCAGATGGCTTCGGATTCATATGTAAAAAAACCAGTGTTAGGTCGTGAAGGTGGAGGGATTAAAGTTGTTGCTAATGGTCTAGTATTAGATGAAGATGTTGATTACTACCAAAGTCAACAAGCTATATATCAACAATACTTTCCGATGCCAGATCAAACGATTGATACATGGGATGGGCCTTATACAGGCAAGCTCTTAATCGGTTCACATGTAATGAACGGTGAACCAAGTGGTCTTTTCTTACGAGTGGGTGAGTTGATTACTGGTAATCTGTCAATGTTTGTTCCGTACACTACAACGTAA
- a CDS encoding potassium channel family protein encodes MVHFFLKISLSLIKMKNLTLLITTLIFIILCTIIMFLLEPDTFESVLNTFYFVMTTFSTVGYGDYSPVTIAGKLFAIFMYLFGIGLLGVVIGKIVDGFTIFRRKREEGKLSYTNENHVIIIGWGKKTDYAVKEILDSDPRVEVVIIDNLPHAPMDVSNNRIHYIQGDPTEEETYKKANIDKARAVIVFSDDTLQDGSLKDAKTLLVAITVERLAPDVHTTVEVMTEKHILNFSHVKVDEFILSQETISSLAVRSALYKGVSKVYSQLISRQHGEDLYKISKKANWVTYNDAFQKLLSNGATLIADRDQLNINRRLQESIPDEAVLYIICNKETYQTLIEK; translated from the coding sequence ATGGTGCATTTTTTTCTTAAAATTAGTCTGAGCTTAATTAAAATGAAAAATTTAACGTTACTTATCACAACGTTGATTTTTATTATTTTGTGTACGATTATTATGTTTCTTCTAGAGCCTGATACATTTGAGAGTGTTTTAAATACGTTTTATTTCGTAATGACGACGTTTTCTACAGTTGGATATGGGGATTATTCACCTGTCACAATTGCAGGAAAACTGTTTGCTATTTTTATGTATTTATTTGGAATTGGTTTACTTGGTGTTGTGATTGGTAAAATCGTTGATGGATTTACGATTTTTAGAAGGAAAAGGGAGGAAGGTAAGTTGAGCTATACAAATGAAAATCATGTCATAATCATTGGGTGGGGAAAGAAAACAGATTATGCTGTTAAGGAAATTCTCGACTCAGACCCTAGAGTGGAAGTGGTTATTATTGATAATTTACCACACGCACCAATGGATGTTTCAAATAATCGTATTCACTATATTCAAGGAGACCCTACTGAGGAAGAAACATATAAGAAAGCCAATATTGATAAGGCCCGTGCAGTGATTGTTTTTTCAGATGACACGCTTCAGGATGGCTCTCTAAAAGATGCAAAAACCTTGTTAGTAGCGATTACGGTAGAGCGTTTAGCACCTGATGTACATACAACAGTTGAAGTCATGACTGAAAAGCATATTTTAAACTTCTCTCATGTTAAGGTTGATGAATTTATCCTATCGCAAGAAACGATCTCAAGTTTAGCGGTGCGCTCGGCCTTGTATAAAGGGGTAAGTAAAGTGTATTCTCAGCTTATAAGCAGGCAGCATGGTGAGGATCTTTACAAAATATCGAAAAAAGCGAACTGGGTTACTTATAATGATGCGTTTCAAAAATTACTATCGAACGGAGCAACACTTATAGCTGATCGCGACCAATTAAATATTAATCGACGATTACAAGAATCGATACCTGATGAAGCGGTATTGTATATCATTTGTAATAAAGAAACATATCAGACGTTGATAGAAAAATAA
- a CDS encoding DUF350 domain-containing protein: MDLTYYLQTFDHFLVYLTASLVLFLIGTYIFKLLTPYSERALIKSGNVAVSLKLLGKMAGLVVVLQSAIRSSINLVDLTIWAVIAIIIQIVLHFIIEYVFTRNTSLAKEVEKGNVAVGLFLGGVSILVGMIVAAAISY; this comes from the coding sequence ATGGACTTAACGTATTATTTACAAACATTTGATCATTTTTTAGTTTACTTGACAGCTTCATTAGTCTTATTTTTAATTGGGACTTATATTTTTAAATTACTTACTCCATATTCAGAACGTGCCCTTATTAAGAGTGGTAATGTTGCAGTTTCTCTAAAGCTATTAGGTAAAATGGCAGGGCTCGTCGTTGTATTACAATCAGCGATCCGAAGTTCAATTAACTTAGTCGATTTAACGATTTGGGCTGTGATTGCAATTATCATTCAAATCGTTCTTCATTTTATCATTGAGTATGTGTTTACTCGTAATACGAGTTTAGCGAAAGAAGTCGAAAAAGGAAATGTCGCAGTCGGTCTTTTCCTAGGTGGGGTATCAATTCTTGTCGGTATGATCGTAGCTGCAGCGATTAGCTATTAA